A genomic segment from Triticum dicoccoides isolate Atlit2015 ecotype Zavitan chromosome 1A, WEW_v2.0, whole genome shotgun sequence encodes:
- the LOC119331184 gene encoding homeobox-leucine zipper protein HOX7-like, giving the protein MELELSLGDLPAPVKASTMPAPATCQGEDHDDLALGLRVTATQRADQDNQRISIETAEGEEDSDEACRELPVRASPFRQASSQTASANSRGFDVNAAVPVDGRASIVRSLSPPSMHMEVPVTQGVDEEASEDEDNGGGRVRKKLRLSKEQSAFLEGSFKEHSTLTLEQKSCLANRLSLRPRQVEVWFQNRRARTKLKQTEADCERLKRCCEALARENRKLQREVAELRASRAPYPLYNLNHHLSGFSTVLPAGSSCDATTRSTVSAVSSPGPSPVSTLFPGRPHFGPFTVSHPVLPLCRQPSATL; this is encoded by the exons ATGGAGCTTGAGCTTAGTCTAGGCGATCTTCCAGCTCCAGTGAAGGCCAGCACCATGCCTGCGCCGGCGACatgccaaggagaagaccacgacgaCCTTGCGCTAGGGCTACGAGTAACGGCTACCCAAAGAGCTGACCAAGATAACCAGAGGATAAGCATAGAAACTGCGGAGGGAGAAGAAGATAGCGACGAAGCATGCCGCGAACTGCCTGTCAGAGCAAGCCCTTTTCGCCAAGCCTCTTCACAAACAG CGAGTGCGAATTCACGCGGGTTTGATGTGAACGCTGCTGTTCCGGTGGATGGCAGAGCATCGATAGTGAGGTCTTTGTCACCGCCGTCCATGCATATGGAGGTTCCTGTGACACAGGGAGTTGATGAGGAAGCTTCAGAGGATGAAGACAATGGAGGTGGAAGGGTGAGGAAGAAACTGAGGCTGTCCAAGGAACAATCTGCGTTTCTAGAGGGTAGCTTCAAAGAGCACAGCACGCTAACCCTA GAACAAAAGAGCTGTTTAGCCAACCGGCTGAGCCTTCGACCACGCCAAGTTGAGGTCTGGTTCCAAAACAGAAGAGCCAG GACAAAGCTGAAGCAGACGGAGGCGGACTGCGAGCGCCTGAAGCGCTGCTGCGAGGCGCTGGCACGGGAGAACCGTAAGCTCCAACGGGAGGTGGCGGAGCTGCGCGCCTCCCGTGCCCCGTATCCGCTCTACAATCTGAATCACCACCTGTCTGGGTTCAGCACGGTGCTCCCAGCGGGCTCATCATGTGACGCCACCACCCgttccacagtctccgccgtgtcatCCCCGGGACCGTCGCCGGTGTCCACCTTGTTTCCCGGCAGGCCTCACTTTGGCCCCTTCACCGTCAGCCACCCGGTGCTCCCCCTCTGCCGCCAGCCCTCGGCGACATTGTGA
- the LOC119290139 gene encoding pentatricopeptide repeat-containing protein At2g17210-like, with protein MAIGTAAAAAVRRSLGAAVPDLAVAHLCCPSTPVTYNAAHLPPTPATLLALLRRAPAPAPHPTTAVHACLLKTAYFRPGGCTVPNSLLASYATSGDSLAAAKLFDEMPLRDVASWTSMMRAHLAGGSASQALCMFRDMLAGGDDAPEPDGVVLVVALRACAELEDLALGASLHALMERRGLQGCDVFVANSLVDMYARCLDLQSAKKVFDMTPSRNVVSWNTMLSGLARTGRATDALDLLASSSSLLKEGSDIGFDETTLVVLLQLCKRLEGGQAMWCRSVHAAAVRRGLLLSSTGLPLLNALLDAYAKCGLLEHTVRLFRGMPERNIVTWSTVIAGCVHNGWPGEAIACAVVMREAGETPNSVTILSVLEACTDCAEMAASRCAHGMALRSGLALERDVSNALVDMYGKCGNLAAATRVFNAMPRRDVLTWNSMIGALGMNGRARDALALLDRMEQEWDIMPNGVTMLAVLSACAHGGLVEEGVACFERMTATHSVEPQVEHLSCVVDMLARAGDLEGAARVIEERISTSSSPAAWSALLSACRGYSSDSSVGRDAACRVLELEPGNAAGYLMSMGVPGAGETAARMRQLMRERGVGVTGGHSIVQVGCNAHSFMSWDGCHPDRGRVYSMLHLLHQQMLPPTPPHPNHHHLTLLSHKCHD; from the coding sequence ATGGCAATCGgaacggcagcagcggcggcggtgcgGCGCAGCCTCGGCGCCGCAGTCCCGGACCTCGCCGTCGCCCACCTCTGCTGCCCCTCGACCCCCGTCACCTACAACGCAGCCCACCTCCCGCCCACGCCggccaccctcctcgccctcctccgccgcgcgcccgcgcccgcgccgcaCCCCACCACCGCCGTGCACGCCTGCCTCCTCAAGACGGCCTACTTCCGCCCGGGGGGCTGCACCGTCCCCAACTCGCTGCTCGCCTCCTACGCAACATCCGGCGACTCCCTTGCCGCGGCGaagctgttcgacgaaatgcctcTTAGGGACGTCGCGTCCTGGACCTCCATGATGCGGGCACACCTCGCGGGGGGCTCGGCGTCCCAGGCCCTGTGCATGTTCAGGGACATGCTCGCTGGCGGCGACGACGCACCGGAGCCGGacggggtcgtcctcgtcgtcgcgCTCCGCGCCTGCGCCGAGCTCGAGGACCTGGCGCTCGGGGCCTCCCTGCACGCCCTCATGGAGCGCCGTGGGCTGCAGGGCTGCGATGTCTTCGTCGCCAACTCGCTCGTCGACATGTACGCCAGGTGCCTGGACCTGCAGTCCGCCAAGAAGGTGTTCGACATGACCCCGAGCAGGAACGTGGTGTCCTGGAACACCATGCTCTCCGGACTCGCGCGCACCGGCCGTGCCACCGACGCGCTAGACCTTCTTGCCTCCTCCTCGTCCTTGCTGAAAGAGGGCAGCGACATCGGCTTCGATGAGACGACGTTGGTGGTGCTGCTTCAGCTGTGCAAGAGGCTCGAGGGCGGCCAGGCCATGTGGTGCCGGTCTGTCCATGCCGCGGCCGTGAGGAGGGGGCTCCTATTGTCCTCGACAGGCCTGCCTCTGTTGAACGCCCTGCTGGACGCATACGCCAAGTGCGGCCTGCTTGAGCACACGGTCAGGCTGTTCCGCGGCATGCCTGAGAGGAACATCGTCACGTGGAGCACCGTCATCGCTGGATGCGTCCACAACGGCTGGCCTGGCGAGGCGATCGCGTGCGCCGTCGTGATGAGGGAGGCCGGGGAGACGCCCAACTCGGTCACCATACTGAGCGTCCTCGAGGCATGCACAGACTGTGCGGAGATGGCAGCGTCGAGATGCGCCCACGGCATGGCGCTCAGGAGTGGGCTAGCCTTGGAGCGGGACGTCAGCAACGCTCTGGTGGACATGTATGGTAAATGCGGCAACCTGGCTGCGGCGACGAGGGTGTTCAATGCGATGCCGCGAAGGGACGTGCTCACctggaactccatgattggcgctctGGGGATGAATGGCCGCGCACGTGATGCCCTCGCCCTCCTCGACAGGATGGAGCAGGAATGGGACATCATGCCGAACGGTGTCACGATGCTGGCCGTGCTGTCGGCATGCGCGCACGGAGGTCTGGTAGAGGAGGGCGTGGCCTGCTTCGAGAGGATGACGGCGACACACTCGGTTGAGCCACAGGTGGAGCACCTATCGTGCGTCGTCGACATGCTCGCGCGTGCAGGGGACCTTGAGGGGGCCGCTAGGGTCATCGAGGAGAGGATATCCACCAGCAGCAGTCCAGCAGCCTGGAGTGCGCTGCTAAGCGCCTGCAGAGGCTACAGCAGCGACTCGAGTGTTGGACGTGATGCTGCCTGCCGCGTCCTGGAGTTGGAGCCGGGCAATGCGGCGGGGTACCTGATGTCGATGGGCGTGCCCGGCGCTGGCGAGACGGCAGCGCGGATGCGACAGCTGATGAGGGAGAGGGGAGTAGGGGTGACTGGCGGACACAGCATAGTGCAGGTGGGGTGCAATGCTCACAGCTTCATGTCATGGGATGGATGCCACCCTGACAGAGGGCGGGTTTACTCCATGCTACATCTCCTGCATCAACAGATGCTGCCGCCTACTCCTCCACATCCAAACCACCATCATCTTACCTTATTATCACACAAGTGTCATGATTAA